One genomic window of Candidatus Pseudobacter hemicellulosilyticus includes the following:
- a CDS encoding ribonuclease H-like domain-containing protein, whose amino-acid sequence MIPLNNILFLDIETVPLYASYDQVPEEWKELWALKSAYLLRNNEMETVETIYNRAGIYSEFGKIVCISVGIVQGNSDNKKLVLKSFTGHDEKELLQDFCDMLKRWATDSNKYLCAHNGKEFDFPFLCRRLIINQLRIPHILNSSGKKPWEVNFLDTMELWKFGDYKNYTSLNLLARTLDIPTPKDDIDGKMVGDVYWREKDLQRIATYCQKDVQTITQIYLRLYGEPLIAPENIDIKN is encoded by the coding sequence ATGATCCCATTGAATAATATTCTTTTTCTTGACATCGAAACAGTCCCGCTGTATGCCAGCTACGACCAGGTACCCGAAGAATGGAAAGAGCTTTGGGCGCTGAAATCGGCCTATCTGCTGCGCAATAACGAAATGGAGACGGTAGAGACCATTTATAACCGGGCCGGCATCTATTCAGAATTTGGAAAGATAGTCTGTATCAGTGTAGGCATTGTTCAGGGTAACAGTGATAACAAGAAGCTGGTGCTGAAATCCTTTACCGGTCACGATGAAAAAGAACTGCTGCAGGACTTCTGCGACATGCTGAAGCGCTGGGCCACCGACAGCAATAAATACCTCTGTGCCCACAACGGCAAGGAATTCGATTTCCCCTTCCTCTGCCGCCGGCTTATCATCAACCAGCTCCGCATCCCCCATATACTCAATTCCAGCGGCAAAAAGCCCTGGGAAGTGAATTTCCTGGATACTATGGAGCTCTGGAAATTCGGCGATTATAAGAATTATACCTCCCTGAACCTGCTGGCCCGCACCCTGGATATCCCCACCCCCAAGGATGATATTGATGGGAAGATGGTAGGCGACGTTTACTGGCGGGAAAAAGACCTGCAGCGGATTGCTACCTATTGCCAGAAAGACGTACAGACCATCACCCAGATCTACCTTCGCCTGTATGGCGAACCCCTGATAGCGCCTGAAAATATTGACATCAAAAACTGA
- a CDS encoding mannose-1-phosphate guanylyltransferase — MAGGIGSRFWPMSRTNYPKQFLDILNTGKTLIQSTYDRFAAFIPTENIFVVTSNEYVNIVKKQLPDLPLQNILGEPSRKNTAPCVAYISFKLQQLDPNASLIVAPSDHLILDPIAFNKVCLEALSFVSDHNAFITLGIKPTYPNTGYGYIQYEQQEVTHNVYKVKTFTEKPNLELARTFMASGEFLWNAGIFVWQVKNIISAFEKYLPEMYEVFNTEKQRFNTTDEIPALNEIYPLCTNISIDFGIMEKADNVYVIPSSFGWSDLGTWNSAYENLEKDYLGNAVAGNNVMVFDSHNCMVHTMDDKLVLLQGMEDYIIVDTNDVLLICKKEKEQEIKEYVAEVKRNKGDKFL; from the coding sequence ATGGCTGGGGGCATTGGAAGCCGATTCTGGCCAATGAGCCGCACTAACTATCCCAAACAGTTCCTGGATATCCTGAATACAGGTAAAACGCTCATCCAGTCTACCTATGATCGTTTTGCTGCATTCATCCCTACCGAGAATATTTTTGTAGTCACCTCCAATGAGTATGTGAACATCGTCAAAAAGCAGCTGCCCGATCTGCCGCTGCAGAACATTCTTGGAGAACCTTCCCGAAAAAATACCGCCCCCTGTGTGGCGTATATTTCCTTCAAGCTGCAGCAGCTGGATCCCAATGCTTCACTGATTGTGGCGCCTTCCGATCACCTGATCCTGGATCCTATTGCTTTCAACAAGGTTTGCCTGGAAGCACTCAGTTTTGTAAGTGATCATAATGCTTTTATTACACTCGGTATCAAACCTACCTATCCCAACACCGGATACGGTTATATCCAGTACGAGCAGCAGGAGGTTACGCACAACGTGTACAAGGTGAAGACCTTTACCGAAAAGCCCAATCTGGAACTGGCCAGAACCTTTATGGCCAGCGGGGAATTCCTCTGGAACGCCGGCATTTTTGTGTGGCAGGTGAAGAATATCATCAGTGCTTTTGAAAAGTACCTGCCTGAAATGTACGAGGTGTTCAATACGGAGAAACAACGCTTCAACACAACCGATGAGATCCCGGCCCTCAACGAGATCTATCCCCTCTGTACCAATATTTCCATTGATTTCGGCATTATGGAAAAAGCCGATAATGTGTACGTGATCCCCTCCTCTTTTGGCTGGAGCGATCTCGGTACCTGGAACAGCGCCTACGAGAACCTGGAAAAGGACTACCTGGGCAACGCTGTAGCCGGTAATAATGTAATGGTTTTTGACAGCCATAACTGCATGGTGCATACCATGGACGATAAACTGGTACTGCTCCAGGGCATGGAAGACTACATCATTGTAGATACCAATGACGTGCTGCTGATCTGCAAGAAGGAAAAAGAGCAGGAGATCAAAGAATATGTGGCCGAAGTGAAAAGGAATAAAGGCGATAAGTTTTTATAA
- the recQ gene encoding DNA helicase RecQ produces the protein MATTTKKTATKTAKIAKSDPSVKKNSSSRTNGAFSSAFLHEALQEHFGFVGFKGNQEAIIKNLLAGKDTFVIKPTGGGKSLCYQLPAMISPGVAIIVSPLIALMKNQVDLVRGYSDKDDVAHFLNSTLSKKEIREVQDDLQSGRTKMLYVAPETLTKQENLEFFAGLPLSFFAVDEAHCISEWGHDFRPEYRRLREMMTQINPDIPVIALTATATPKVQADIIHNLGLNDPAIYISSFNRPNLYYEIQPKIKKDQTLKSIVRFIVSNKDKSGIIYTLNRKTTEELADMLMANGIKAVAYHAGLDSKLRAERQDLFLNEDVQVIVATIAFGMGIDKPDIRFVIHYNIPKSIENYYQETGRAGRDGLEGKCILYYSHKDVAKLEHLMRDKPLSEREVGAQLINETVAYAESGVCRRKILMSYFGEVYETRNCGNCDNCLHPKDEVEAKENAVKVLKAVKGLDERFATDYTVNILVGRLTPTISMFRHEGIAEFGIGKDEPDHYWSSLIRQLLLGGLLSKEIEDYGVLKITKAGEAFAKKPKSFKIVLNNLYEEANADDDEGGAEPAVGSSADEKLFEMLKELRQKEAKKKALPPFVIFLETSLQDMATLYPTNLQELEKCQGVSKGKAIRYGKPFIELVAKYVTENNIVRPDDFVMKSVVNKSGNKVYIIQQTDKKIPLETIAKNKGWRLDEMLEEMETIAASGTKLNLDYAIDEMLDDHEQDDILEYFKGCETSSLQVAQQELSDGNYNWEQLKIMRIKFLAQYGM, from the coding sequence ATGGCAACAACAACCAAAAAAACGGCCACTAAAACGGCCAAAATAGCTAAAAGCGACCCATCAGTCAAGAAAAACAGCTCATCCAGGACCAACGGCGCTTTCAGTTCCGCATTTTTACACGAGGCTTTACAGGAACATTTCGGATTTGTCGGCTTCAAAGGTAACCAGGAGGCTATCATCAAGAACCTGCTGGCCGGTAAGGATACTTTTGTCATCAAGCCTACGGGCGGTGGTAAGAGTCTTTGCTATCAGCTGCCCGCCATGATCAGTCCGGGGGTGGCAATCATTGTAAGCCCGCTCATTGCCCTCATGAAAAACCAGGTAGACCTGGTCCGTGGCTACAGCGATAAGGATGATGTTGCGCATTTTCTCAATTCCACCCTCAGCAAGAAAGAGATCCGTGAAGTGCAGGACGACCTGCAAAGCGGCAGGACCAAGATGCTGTATGTAGCACCGGAAACCCTGACCAAACAGGAAAACCTGGAATTCTTTGCCGGTTTACCTCTTTCCTTCTTTGCGGTTGATGAAGCCCACTGTATTTCCGAATGGGGGCACGATTTCCGTCCGGAATACCGTCGCCTCCGGGAGATGATGACCCAGATCAACCCGGATATCCCGGTCATTGCCCTGACGGCCACCGCCACACCCAAAGTACAGGCTGATATCATCCATAACCTGGGACTGAACGATCCCGCCATTTATATCTCTTCTTTCAACCGTCCCAACCTGTATTACGAGATACAGCCCAAGATCAAGAAAGACCAGACCCTCAAAAGCATTGTCCGCTTTATTGTCAGCAACAAAGACAAGAGCGGCATCATTTATACACTTAACCGCAAGACCACCGAAGAGCTGGCCGATATGCTGATGGCCAACGGCATCAAAGCTGTAGCCTACCATGCCGGCCTGGACAGCAAGCTCAGGGCCGAACGCCAGGACCTTTTCCTGAATGAGGACGTCCAGGTGATTGTGGCCACTATCGCTTTTGGGATGGGGATCGACAAACCGGATATCCGTTTTGTGATCCACTACAATATCCCCAAGAGCATCGAGAACTATTACCAGGAAACCGGTCGCGCGGGACGGGACGGCCTGGAAGGAAAATGTATCCTCTACTATTCCCATAAGGATGTTGCCAAGCTGGAGCACCTGATGCGCGACAAGCCCCTCAGCGAACGCGAGGTGGGCGCCCAGCTGATCAATGAGACGGTGGCCTATGCAGAGAGCGGTGTTTGCCGTCGCAAGATCCTCATGAGTTATTTCGGGGAGGTCTATGAGACCAGGAACTGCGGCAACTGCGATAACTGCCTGCACCCGAAAGATGAAGTGGAAGCCAAAGAAAATGCGGTAAAGGTCCTGAAAGCCGTTAAAGGGCTGGACGAACGTTTTGCAACAGATTATACGGTGAACATCCTGGTTGGCCGGCTCACGCCTACCATCAGCATGTTCCGCCATGAAGGGATTGCCGAATTTGGTATCGGTAAGGACGAGCCGGATCATTACTGGAGCTCGCTGATCCGCCAGTTATTGCTGGGCGGTCTGCTGAGCAAGGAGATCGAAGACTACGGCGTGCTGAAGATCACCAAAGCCGGTGAAGCTTTTGCCAAAAAGCCGAAATCTTTCAAGATCGTCCTCAACAACCTCTACGAAGAGGCCAATGCCGATGATGATGAAGGCGGCGCCGAACCTGCGGTGGGCAGCTCGGCCGATGAGAAGCTGTTCGAAATGCTGAAGGAGCTGCGCCAGAAGGAAGCCAAGAAGAAGGCATTACCGCCTTTCGTGATCTTCCTGGAAACCTCCCTGCAGGATATGGCGACTCTGTACCCCACCAATCTTCAGGAGCTGGAGAAATGCCAGGGGGTGAGCAAGGGCAAGGCCATCCGGTATGGTAAGCCTTTTATTGAGCTGGTGGCCAAATATGTTACCGAGAATAATATTGTCCGCCCGGATGATTTTGTGATGAAGAGCGTGGTGAACAAGAGCGGTAATAAAGTATATATCATCCAGCAGACCGATAAAAAGATCCCCCTGGAGACCATTGCCAAGAACAAAGGCTGGCGCCTGGACGAGATGCTGGAAGAAATGGAGACCATTGCCGCCAGCGGTACCAAACTCAACCTGGACTATGCCATCGACGAGATGCTGGATGATCACGAGCAGGACGATATCCTGGAGTATTTCAAAGGCTGCGAGACCTCTTCCCTACAGGTAGCCCAGCAGGAGCTGTCCGATGGGAACTACAACTGGGAACAGCTGAAGATCATGCGGATCAAGTTTTTGGCGCAGTACGGGATGTAA
- a CDS encoding KpsF/GutQ family sugar-phosphate isomerase: protein MSAVSTIDIKLVALETIRREADAIAALESLIDDHFERAVLAMQACRGRFVVSGIGKSAIIAQKIVATLNSTGTPALFLHAADAIHGDLGMVQQEDVVMIISKSGESPEIKVLVPLIKNFGNILIGMVGNTASFLARQSNIVLNTTVSQEACPNNLAPTSSTTAQLVMGDALAVSLMELKGFNSNDFARFHPGGTLGKKLYLRVSDLYVNNEKPAVAATATLKEVIVEISKKRLGVTAVTGPDEALLGIITDGDLRRMLEKTTDLAGVTAAEIMTPHPKTIAAEALAVAALDQLRQYDITQLVVTADTQYLGIIHLHDLIREGLL, encoded by the coding sequence ATGTCTGCTGTGTCAACCATTGATATTAAATTAGTTGCACTCGAAACCATCCGCCGGGAAGCGGATGCCATCGCCGCCCTGGAGTCCCTGATCGATGATCACTTCGAGCGGGCTGTTCTGGCCATGCAGGCCTGTCGCGGCCGCTTTGTGGTCAGCGGGATCGGCAAAAGCGCCATCATTGCGCAGAAGATAGTGGCTACCCTGAACTCCACGGGTACGCCGGCCCTTTTCCTCCATGCGGCAGACGCCATCCATGGCGACCTGGGCATGGTACAGCAGGAAGATGTGGTGATGATCATCAGCAAAAGCGGGGAAAGCCCCGAGATCAAAGTGCTGGTGCCCCTTATCAAAAATTTTGGCAATATCCTGATCGGTATGGTCGGTAATACAGCCTCTTTCCTGGCCCGCCAGTCCAACATAGTGCTGAATACCACCGTTTCACAGGAAGCCTGTCCCAATAACCTGGCCCCCACTTCCAGCACCACAGCTCAGCTGGTCATGGGTGATGCGCTGGCCGTATCGCTCATGGAACTTAAAGGGTTCAATTCTAACGATTTTGCCCGCTTCCATCCCGGAGGCACCCTGGGTAAGAAACTCTACCTGCGGGTAAGTGATCTCTATGTCAACAATGAAAAGCCGGCTGTCGCCGCTACCGCCACCCTCAAAGAGGTGATTGTAGAGATCTCAAAGAAAAGACTGGGCGTAACCGCGGTTACAGGTCCCGACGAGGCGCTATTGGGTATTATCACGGACGGGGACCTCCGGCGCATGCTGGAGAAAACAACAGATCTGGCCGGCGTTACAGCTGCCGAGATCATGACCCCTCATCCCAAAACAATAGCAGCAGAAGCCCTTGCGGTGGCAGCACTGGACCAGCTCCGGCAGTATGATATCACTCAGCTGGTAGTCACTGCAGACACTCAATATCTTGGCATTATCCATTTACATGACCTAATAAGAGAAGGGCTTTTATGA